One genomic window of Methanosarcina acetivorans C2A includes the following:
- the ccsA gene encoding cytochrome c biogenesis protein CcsA — protein sequence MNTGMGLIWIAGASGLLAFLTSLLYFFRQDRKFLALSEKLELIAGVGLVFAIFLLAFYLLGVDTQYSYVFQHSSTDLAWHYRFSALWAGQEGSFLIWTGFIFVMLAITRFTGTGKVLRETEIFSIMRSVSLFVASVFLLLLALKNPFSMYYYTGTGVPDVTNWNLFAEPFVVSYGQGMNPLLRNPWMAIHPPLLFLGYAAFTLPFSAAIGGLVLKDSRWSELATGWMRVSWLFLTLGIGFGAFWAYEVLGWGAWYWTWDPVETSSLIPWLTATAYLHAKLRARQGEYGFLLPMLALVSFILVIFSTFVTRSGLWVSVHSWQDFTMEGMIIALFLVVLIGSSAVLLVRKYFSEE from the coding sequence ATGAATACTGGAATGGGACTCATCTGGATAGCGGGGGCTTCCGGACTGCTTGCTTTTTTAACCTCCCTGCTTTACTTCTTCAGGCAGGACAGGAAATTTCTGGCCCTTTCCGAAAAACTGGAACTTATCGCAGGGGTCGGACTGGTATTCGCTATATTCCTGCTTGCTTTCTACTTGCTTGGTGTGGATACGCAATACAGTTACGTCTTTCAGCACTCAAGCACCGACCTTGCCTGGCACTACAGGTTTTCTGCGCTCTGGGCAGGGCAGGAAGGCTCGTTTCTGATCTGGACAGGTTTTATCTTCGTAATGCTTGCAATAACGCGTTTTACAGGCACCGGTAAAGTCCTCCGGGAGACCGAGATCTTTTCAATTATGAGGTCGGTTTCGCTCTTTGTAGCCTCGGTATTCCTGCTGCTCCTGGCGTTGAAAAACCCGTTCTCCATGTACTATTATACAGGTACGGGAGTGCCTGATGTTACAAACTGGAATCTCTTTGCGGAACCTTTCGTTGTTTCTTACGGACAGGGCATGAATCCCCTGCTCAGGAACCCCTGGATGGCTATCCACCCCCCTCTCCTGTTCCTCGGCTATGCAGCCTTCACCCTCCCGTTCTCTGCTGCAATCGGAGGCCTTGTCCTCAAAGACAGCCGGTGGTCCGAACTTGCAACAGGCTGGATGCGTGTCTCCTGGCTCTTTCTTACCCTCGGGATAGGCTTTGGAGCTTTCTGGGCGTATGAGGTGCTTGGTTGGGGGGCCTGGTACTGGACCTGGGATCCTGTAGAGACTTCGTCCCTGATTCCCTGGCTTACGGCAACAGCTTATCTGCACGCAAAGCTCAGGGCCCGGCAGGGAGAATATGGTTTCCTGCTCCCTATGCTGGCACTTGTATCCTTTATTCTGGTCATCTTCTCGACCTTTGTCACAAGAAGCGGGCTTTGGGTATCTGTGCATTCCTGGCAGGATTTCACAATGGAAGGGATGATAATTGCTCTCTTTCTGGTGGTTCTTATCGGTTCGAGTGCAGTTCTCCTTGTCAGGAAGTATTTTAGCGAGGAATGA
- a CDS encoding cytochrome c-type biogenesis CcmF C-terminal domain-containing protein, which produces MKKLSDVLTVRSTIFATVSVLVLLAALITMGLLTPFILRVSTGEEILLDSAYFNLRAALPTLALVMLLTLCLLLGSAGKKEALLALGLGVAGSVLSVVFSPFSSLPVNISFSLLAVALFAVMYRLLSSKEKTLKGTLRRAGSHIIHLGVVLLLVGILFSTNMKLEDSAAVPVGEVGTFQSMGYSIHVTNITSGIEGAPYGNYQGSAYVSTVYFDVYRWGQPFDSGQVRYISDFKWEQSYTETYIHRGLLEELFIAPKSVDTKTQTVELYVRKVPFMTSLWGGFYLMVLGILMLFISDSLAGEKGSPGNGLSGTLDSEREAQVNGIKNDSKKKRVSKKNV; this is translated from the coding sequence ATGAAAAAGCTAAGCGATGTTCTCACAGTTCGCAGCACCATATTTGCTACAGTCTCTGTGCTGGTGCTGCTTGCCGCTCTGATAACGATGGGGCTTTTAACCCCATTTATCTTGAGGGTCAGTACAGGAGAAGAAATCCTGCTCGATTCTGCCTATTTTAATCTGCGGGCAGCCCTGCCTACCCTTGCCCTCGTAATGCTTTTGACCCTGTGTCTCCTGCTCGGGAGTGCAGGGAAAAAGGAAGCTCTTCTCGCACTCGGGCTCGGAGTTGCAGGCTCCGTACTTTCGGTTGTTTTTTCCCCTTTTTCAAGTCTGCCTGTCAATATCTCGTTTTCACTCCTCGCAGTAGCTCTCTTTGCGGTTATGTACAGGCTACTTTCTTCTAAGGAAAAGACCCTGAAAGGAACTCTTCGGAGGGCAGGCTCTCATATCATCCACCTTGGGGTAGTCCTGCTCCTTGTTGGCATTCTCTTCAGCACCAACATGAAGCTTGAAGACTCTGCTGCTGTCCCTGTGGGAGAGGTGGGCACTTTCCAGTCCATGGGATACAGCATTCATGTTACCAACATCACCTCGGGAATCGAAGGGGCTCCTTATGGGAACTACCAGGGTTCGGCTTATGTAAGCACCGTATATTTTGATGTGTACAGGTGGGGCCAGCCTTTTGACAGCGGACAGGTCAGGTACATAAGCGACTTCAAATGGGAACAGTCTTACACTGAGACCTATATTCACAGAGGACTTCTGGAAGAACTCTTTATCGCCCCCAAATCCGTGGATACAAAAACCCAGACCGTGGAACTTTATGTACGAAAGGTTCCCTTCATGACTTCTCTCTGGGGCGGGTTTTATCTGATGGTGCTGGGTATCCTGATGCTCTTCATCTCGGATTCCCTTGCAGGGGAAAAAGGTTCTCCCGGAAACGGCCTTTCCGGAACCCTTGATTCTGAAAGAGAAGCTCAGGTAAACGGAATCAAAAATGACAGTAAAAAGAAGCGCGTTAGCAAAAAAAATGTATGA
- a CDS encoding CDP-2,3-bis-(O-geranylgeranyl)-sn-glycerol synthase — protein sequence MLPAYLSNPFAAVFGGGKPIDGGRTYKDGRRILGDGKTYRGLFSGIFCGFLAGCIEIWLSMRGFEIMGIKMPTFGPNYASALIVVLALPSGALFGDMFKSFFKRRMGLKRGASLPLVDQLDFVVGAWFFTYLAAPEWFVSNFTTGIALTVLIMTPLLHLTTNIIGYFIGVKKEPW from the coding sequence ATGCTTCCTGCCTACCTCTCCAACCCCTTCGCAGCCGTCTTCGGGGGAGGAAAGCCTATTGACGGGGGTAGGACTTATAAGGACGGGAGAAGGATTCTCGGAGACGGGAAGACCTACAGAGGACTCTTTTCAGGCATATTTTGCGGATTTCTTGCAGGATGCATTGAGATCTGGCTGAGTATGAGAGGTTTTGAGATCATGGGAATCAAAATGCCTACCTTTGGCCCGAACTACGCAAGCGCTCTGATTGTTGTTCTTGCCCTTCCCTCCGGCGCCCTGTTCGGGGATATGTTCAAGAGCTTTTTCAAGCGCAGGATGGGCCTGAAAAGAGGAGCGTCCCTGCCTCTTGTAGACCAGCTGGACTTCGTTGTAGGTGCCTGGTTTTTCACATACCTTGCAGCCCCGGAATGGTTCGTGAGCAATTTCACAACCGGGATCGCGCTTACAGTCCTCATAATGACTCCCCTGCTCCATCTTACAACAAACATAATCGGATACTTTATAGGGGTCAAGAAAGAACCCTGGTAA
- the pyrE gene encoding orotate phosphoribosyltransferase: MSQSKPDTGNEIETQKQELIAALKACGAVRYGDFTLSSGKKSKYYIDIKKASTDPKTLKIIARQAALRVKEMGVGTVAGVELGGVPLATAVSLETGLPLLIVRKSVKEYGTKSRFVGDLRPEDRLVMLEDVTTSGGSVRDAIKVVRETGACVKYVITVVDREEGAKEKLKEADAELVPLVTASDLLK; encoded by the coding sequence ATGAGCCAATCAAAACCAGATACCGGAAACGAAATAGAGACACAGAAACAGGAACTGATCGCAGCCCTCAAAGCCTGCGGAGCTGTCCGCTACGGGGACTTCACGCTCTCCTCGGGAAAGAAAAGCAAATACTACATCGATATCAAGAAAGCCAGCACCGACCCCAAAACCCTGAAAATCATTGCCAGGCAGGCAGCCCTCCGGGTAAAGGAAATGGGTGTGGGTACCGTTGCGGGTGTGGAACTCGGAGGAGTACCCCTGGCAACTGCAGTTTCCCTCGAAACAGGGCTCCCCCTGTTGATAGTCCGAAAATCCGTAAAGGAATACGGCACAAAAAGCAGGTTTGTAGGAGACCTCAGACCCGAAGACAGGCTGGTAATGCTCGAAGACGTAACAACCAGCGGAGGCTCGGTCCGGGACGCAATCAAGGTTGTAAGGGAAACCGGAGCCTGCGTCAAATACGTAATCACCGTAGTGGACCGGGAAGAAGGAGCAAAGGAAAAACTCAAAGAAGCAGATGCCGAACTCGTGCCCCTGGTAACTGCAAGTGACCTCCTAAAGTAA
- the purD gene encoding phosphoribosylamine--glycine ligase → MKILLIGGGGREHAIAEGIKESKHNPILYALMAKKNPGIAALCEDFLLEKETEVEKIVEYAKARNIEMAFVGPEAPLAAGVADALWEAGIPVVGPKKACAVIEFDKAWARNFMKKYGIEGCPAYEVFTEEAPAHAFIEKLGDVAVKPSGLTGGKGVKVMGDQLPDLKAAKDYTSELLEKGPVVIEERFIGEEFTLQAFVDGKNLAFFPAVQDHKRAYEGDLGPNTGGMGSYTDAGEILPFMLAGDIEQAKKIMQHTVTALHEETGTGYQGVLYGQFILTASGPKVVEFNARFGDPEAMNVIPLIETDFTEIMSAVVKSTLDSLPVKFSRKATVCKYAVPAGYPDNPEKDSEVLVGDVGEASVYYASVYEKEGKIYTTGSRAVAVVGRAETIDAAEKIAQNALENIQGKLFFRKDIGTASLIQKRIDHMKELRGGLSQKQ, encoded by the coding sequence ATGAAGATTTTGCTCATCGGCGGCGGCGGAAGGGAACACGCAATTGCCGAAGGAATTAAGGAAAGCAAGCATAACCCCATCCTTTATGCGTTAATGGCAAAGAAAAACCCCGGAATTGCCGCCCTCTGTGAGGATTTCCTGCTTGAAAAGGAAACCGAGGTTGAAAAAATCGTTGAATATGCAAAAGCCAGGAACATTGAAATGGCTTTTGTGGGGCCTGAAGCGCCGCTTGCTGCCGGAGTTGCAGATGCCCTCTGGGAAGCCGGGATTCCTGTCGTAGGCCCTAAAAAAGCCTGTGCGGTTATTGAGTTTGATAAGGCATGGGCAAGAAATTTCATGAAGAAATACGGAATCGAAGGCTGCCCTGCTTATGAGGTTTTCACGGAAGAAGCTCCTGCACATGCCTTCATTGAAAAGCTGGGCGATGTTGCAGTCAAGCCCTCGGGGCTCACGGGCGGGAAAGGCGTAAAGGTTATGGGCGACCAGCTTCCTGACCTCAAAGCTGCCAAAGATTATACAAGCGAGCTTCTGGAAAAAGGGCCCGTAGTTATTGAGGAGCGTTTCATAGGAGAAGAATTTACCCTCCAGGCTTTTGTGGACGGAAAAAACCTTGCTTTTTTCCCTGCGGTGCAGGATCATAAGAGAGCTTATGAAGGGGACCTCGGCCCGAATACGGGCGGGATGGGCTCATATACCGATGCGGGAGAAATTCTTCCTTTCATGCTTGCCGGAGATATCGAGCAGGCAAAAAAGATCATGCAGCATACCGTAACAGCGCTTCATGAGGAAACAGGGACGGGATACCAGGGCGTTCTTTACGGGCAATTTATCCTTACAGCCAGCGGCCCCAAAGTCGTGGAGTTCAATGCGCGGTTCGGGGACCCTGAAGCCATGAATGTTATCCCCCTTATCGAGACTGATTTTACAGAAATTATGTCGGCTGTGGTAAAAAGCACCCTTGATTCCCTGCCTGTAAAGTTCAGCAGGAAAGCGACGGTCTGCAAATACGCAGTCCCGGCAGGCTACCCGGATAATCCAGAAAAAGACAGTGAAGTGCTTGTAGGAGACGTGGGAGAAGCTTCAGTCTACTATGCAAGTGTGTATGAAAAGGAAGGAAAAATTTACACCACCGGCTCCCGAGCCGTTGCTGTTGTAGGGCGTGCGGAAACAATAGATGCTGCAGAAAAAATCGCCCAGAATGCTCTTGAAAATATTCAGGGTAAACTCTTCTTCCGGAAAGACATCGGCACTGCCAGTCTTATCCAGAAAAGAATCGACCATATGAAAGAACTTAGAGGCGGACTGTCTCAAAAGCAATGA
- the argF gene encoding ornithine carbamoyltransferase, with translation MKRDVLSITDLSKEEIYELLESAADLKAKRKAGESTEYLKNKSLGMIFEKSSTRTRVSFEVAMTDFGGHALYLNSRDIQVGRGETIEDTARTLSGYLHGLMARVMSHDTVEKLAKYSTMPVINALSDREHPCQILGDFMTIMEFKKKFEGLKFAWVGDGNNVCNSALLGSAIMGMEFAVACPKGYEPKAEFLEQAKALGGKFTITDDPKVAAKDADIIYTDVWVSMGDEAEQEKRLREFASFQVNTELLGVAKPDVIVMHCLPARRGLEITDEVMDGPNSVIFEEAENRLHAQKALILKLMR, from the coding sequence ATGAAGAGAGATGTACTTTCAATAACTGACCTGTCGAAGGAGGAGATTTACGAACTCCTTGAATCGGCAGCGGACCTGAAAGCAAAGCGCAAGGCAGGAGAATCTACCGAGTACCTGAAAAACAAAAGTCTCGGGATGATTTTCGAAAAATCCTCTACAAGGACCAGAGTATCCTTTGAGGTTGCAATGACTGATTTCGGAGGGCATGCCCTTTACCTGAACTCCAGGGACATCCAGGTCGGCAGAGGCGAGACAATTGAAGATACAGCCAGGACCCTTTCCGGTTACCTGCACGGGCTGATGGCAAGGGTCATGAGCCACGATACCGTGGAAAAGCTTGCCAAATATTCAACCATGCCCGTGATCAATGCCCTCTCAGACAGGGAACACCCCTGCCAGATCCTCGGGGACTTCATGACCATCATGGAGTTTAAGAAAAAATTCGAAGGCCTGAAGTTCGCCTGGGTAGGAGACGGAAACAATGTCTGTAATTCAGCCCTGCTGGGCTCGGCCATCATGGGAATGGAGTTTGCCGTTGCCTGCCCGAAAGGCTACGAGCCCAAAGCCGAGTTCCTCGAACAGGCAAAAGCTCTCGGAGGCAAGTTTACAATTACAGATGACCCGAAAGTTGCAGCCAAAGACGCCGACATTATCTATACGGATGTCTGGGTCTCCATGGGTGACGAAGCCGAACAGGAGAAGCGCCTGAGAGAATTTGCTTCCTTCCAGGTCAACACCGAACTCCTCGGCGTTGCAAAGCCGGACGTAATAGTGATGCACTGCCTGCCCGCCCGGAGAGGCCTTGAAATTACGGACGAGGTAATGGACGGCCCGAACTCCGTAATCTTCGAAGAGGCAGAAAACCGCCTGCATGCCCAGAAAGCCCTTATCCTGAAATTGATGAGATAA
- a CDS encoding IS1 family transposase (programmed frameshift), with product MNCPRCKSSNHTKNGIVCGRQHYKCHDCGYNYSVELKSTASSPLVKRQALQLYLEGLGFRSIGRFLGVSHVSVQKWIKKFGQEIEELKSENEISIVELDEMHTYIGNKKYCWIWIAVDRVGKKFINCSFGSRGTKTGQLLWEKLKKKEIGEVMTDHWRAYAEFIPETIHTQSKAEKYTVEGYNSILRHFLARLRRKTKCYTKSLEMLKYSVLLLMKHRNKKLSIFN from the exons ATGAACTGCCCAAGATGCAAAAGTTCCAATCACACAAAAAACGGTATAGTTTGTGGACGTCAACACTACAAATGCCACGATTGTGGATATAACTATTCAGTCGAGCTAAAATCAACTGCTAGTTCTCCTTTAGTTAAGAGACAGGCTTTGCAACTTTATCTTGAGGGATTAGGATTTCGCTCAATAGGACGATTTTTAGGGGTAAGTCATGTTTCTGTCCAAAAATGGATAAAGAAATTTGGTCAGGAGATAGAGGAGCTAAAAAGCGAAAATGAGATCTCTATTGTTGAACTGGATGAGATGCACACTTACATCGGTAAC AAAAAATATTGCTGGATCTGGATTGCTGTTGATAGAGTTGGGAAAAAGTTCATCAACTGCTCTTTTGGTAGCAGAGGAACGAAAACTGGACAACTACTCTGGGAAAAATTAAAGAAGAAAGAGATTGGAGAAGTGATGACTGATCACTGGAGGGCATATGCAGAGTTTATTCCTGAAACCATTCATACTCAATCCAAAGCAGAAAAGTATACAGTTGAAGGATATAACAGCATATTGAGGCACTTTCTGGCAAGGTTGAGACGAAAGACAAAGTGTTATACGAAGAGTCTTGAAATGCTAAAGTACTCTGTTCTTCTATTGATGAAACACAGAAATAAAAAGTTATCTATATTTAATTAA
- a CDS encoding IS1182 family transposase, protein MFRKYDQKQQFLLPLALEDFVPENHIARVLNDIVDVVDITAIESTYSKEGCPAYHPRPLLKILLYDYLIGIRSSRKLQQMTQTDTAFMYLAAMQKPDFHTICRFRSTHLGPIKEIFSQVVTFCKEMDMIGSSISIDGTKVKANASSRQSKSSDALEKEIDKILKESIETDKHEDEIYGDSTPYQIPEELVDKKKRLEKIKAAKKKLDEEKLKKINITDNDARIMKHKDGSKKPSYNCQVAVDEKEQIIVAADVVNEENDLHQIEPMIQNVKNTLGYKPTIVLADAGYFSYENLEFLQEEGIDAYIPDNFYKAEKEGKTRKFRKSLFTYDEEKDCYYCPAAFEIPFTRIQKRKGEPDLRYYVCSYCSQCVLKNACTKSGKRTITRDPSTSIPNYGKNWTLKSALVNVFSMRKPQTDKNKHELKIFVFTCFHSWFIEDIWNRCTREHLMEDMRDKLNTEKGTEKYQKRMSTVEPVFGQMKQDRGFREFLLRGKRKTGIEFVMMCTVHNIKKIADFIKREGKNLKSMLKMIVGGGSKGWNKGGIRARITNTLC, encoded by the coding sequence ATGTTTCGAAAGTACGATCAAAAGCAGCAGTTTTTACTTCCGTTAGCCTTGGAAGATTTTGTTCCTGAAAACCATATCGCCAGAGTACTAAACGACATCGTAGATGTCGTTGATATCACTGCTATTGAATCCACTTACTCTAAGGAAGGCTGCCCAGCCTATCATCCAAGACCTCTTTTAAAAATATTACTCTATGATTACCTTATAGGCATTAGAAGTTCACGTAAACTGCAACAAATGACTCAAACTGATACTGCATTTATGTATCTGGCAGCCATGCAAAAACCTGATTTTCATACGATTTGTCGATTCCGTTCAACTCATCTTGGCCCTATAAAAGAAATCTTTTCCCAGGTTGTCACATTTTGTAAAGAAATGGATATGATTGGTTCCAGTATCTCAATTGACGGAACAAAGGTTAAGGCAAATGCTTCATCAAGACAGAGCAAGAGTTCGGATGCTCTCGAAAAAGAAATAGATAAGATACTCAAAGAGAGTATTGAGACAGATAAACATGAAGATGAAATTTATGGTGACTCAACACCATATCAGATTCCAGAAGAGCTTGTTGACAAGAAGAAAAGACTGGAAAAAATAAAAGCTGCTAAGAAGAAGCTTGATGAAGAAAAGCTGAAAAAAATAAACATCACAGATAACGATGCTCGAATTATGAAGCATAAAGATGGAAGCAAGAAACCTTCCTACAATTGTCAGGTTGCTGTTGATGAAAAAGAGCAAATAATCGTTGCAGCAGACGTTGTCAACGAAGAAAACGACCTTCATCAAATAGAACCAATGATACAGAATGTAAAAAACACACTGGGATATAAACCAACAATAGTACTTGCAGATGCAGGTTATTTCTCATATGAGAATCTGGAATTTTTACAGGAAGAAGGCATTGATGCTTATATTCCTGACAATTTCTATAAAGCTGAAAAAGAAGGAAAAACCAGGAAGTTCAGGAAGTCTCTTTTTACATACGATGAAGAAAAAGACTGCTATTATTGTCCTGCTGCATTTGAAATCCCCTTTACAAGAATACAAAAGAGGAAAGGTGAACCTGATTTAAGGTATTATGTATGTAGCTATTGTTCTCAGTGTGTGCTGAAAAATGCATGTACTAAGAGCGGAAAAAGGACAATAACAAGAGATCCTAGTACATCGATTCCAAATTATGGGAAGAATTGGACTTTGAAATCAGCACTGGTCAATGTTTTTTCTATGAGAAAACCACAAACGGACAAGAATAAACACGAATTGAAAATATTTGTGTTCACTTGTTTTCATTCATGGTTTATTGAGGATATATGGAATCGATGTACTAGGGAACATTTGATGGAGGATATGAGGGATAAACTGAACACAGAGAAGGGGACGGAAAAGTATCAGAAAAGAATGTCTACCGTAGAACCTGTGTTTGGTCAGATGAAACAGGATAGAGGGTTCAGAGAATTCTTATTGAGAGGAAAAAGGAAGACAGGAATTGAATTTGTTATGATGTGTACTGTACATAATATAAAGAAAATAGCAGACTTTATAAAAAGAGAAGGGAAAAACCTGAAAAGTATGCTGAAAATGATAGTTGGAGGAGGAAGTAAAGGATGGAATAAAGGGGGAATTCGAGCGAGAATAACAAATACTCTATGTTGA
- a CDS encoding Na+/H+ antiporter NhaC family protein: protein MAPVSTWIAIEIGLIGGALSSINIEANPIIVFFQSLPFRFYSIFAILLMFTLITQRRDFSKMLKAEIRSHETGKVYAEGSIPLFVEDQNLLPPDGLEASVWDAAIPILSFVIVATAGLWYNGYEPGMSIRDAFGNADASVALTWAAFLSSIVALSIGLAKKCFYLDEGVRDWIDGLRSMIIAVIILALAFALKSVISEMQLAEWLVAVIEGALSGAVLPTLTFVIALFIAFATGTSWGTNSIVMPIVIPIAASISGATDAVTPLMITTIGAVLTGAVLGDHCSPISDTTILSSMASGSDHIDHVSTQLPYVAVAGTLAVVFGFIPAGLGISPWISLFAGLVTITVLVRFAGKRIDDNGNIIS from the coding sequence ATAGCTCCGGTTTCAACCTGGATTGCAATAGAAATAGGCCTGATTGGAGGTGCCCTCAGTTCCATCAATATAGAGGCAAACCCGATAATCGTCTTTTTCCAATCCCTGCCTTTCCGCTTCTACTCGATTTTCGCCATTCTTCTTATGTTCACCCTTATTACCCAGAGAAGAGACTTTAGCAAAATGCTGAAGGCTGAAATCCGTTCACATGAGACCGGAAAGGTCTATGCCGAAGGTTCTATCCCGCTCTTTGTGGAAGACCAGAATCTGCTTCCTCCCGACGGTCTGGAGGCTTCGGTCTGGGACGCAGCAATTCCGATTCTTAGCTTCGTAATCGTTGCAACCGCAGGGCTCTGGTACAACGGATACGAACCCGGGATGAGCATCAGGGACGCTTTCGGGAATGCAGATGCTTCAGTTGCCCTTACCTGGGCTGCTTTTCTCAGTTCCATAGTCGCACTCTCGATAGGTCTGGCAAAGAAGTGTTTTTACCTGGACGAGGGAGTCCGGGACTGGATTGACGGGCTCAGGTCCATGATAATTGCAGTGATCATCCTTGCCCTGGCCTTTGCCCTCAAATCAGTTATTTCCGAGATGCAGCTGGCAGAATGGCTGGTCGCGGTTATAGAAGGGGCTCTCTCAGGCGCCGTTCTTCCCACCCTGACCTTCGTCATCGCTTTATTCATCGCCTTTGCGACAGGAACTTCCTGGGGGACGAACTCCATAGTCATGCCTATCGTAATCCCGATCGCAGCTTCGATTTCCGGGGCAACGGATGCTGTAACCCCCCTCATGATCACAACCATAGGGGCCGTCCTGACAGGTGCGGTGCTGGGGGACCACTGCTCTCCGATTTCGGACACCACCATCCTATCCTCAATGGCATCCGGCTCTGACCACATTGACCATGTGAGTACCCAGCTCCCCTATGTGGCAGTAGCCGGAACACTTGCGGTTGTCTTCGGCTTCATCCCCGCAGGGCTCGGGATTTCTCCCTGGATCTCCTTGTTCGCAGGTCTCGTGACCATCACAGTACTGGTGAGGTTTGCAGGGAAACGCATTGATGACAACGGAAATATCATTTCCTGA
- a CDS encoding inorganic diphosphatase has translation MKIVIETPKYSFSKYRKTEKGYERAFISPLPTIFNYGFIEGTTSPDGMEEDVVVLGPRLPRGSILERENFDGVVRFLDDSIRDDKKLVYISGFCSPALLAFYFRLYALFKVFLYAFRDGKITKCRFEGITFENLN, from the coding sequence ATGAAAATTGTTATAGAAACTCCCAAATACAGTTTTTCTAAATACCGAAAAACAGAAAAAGGCTATGAAAGAGCTTTCATTTCTCCTCTGCCTACTATCTTTAATTACGGCTTCATAGAGGGTACGACAAGTCCGGACGGTATGGAGGAAGATGTTGTAGTGCTCGGCCCCCGCCTTCCAAGAGGCAGTATACTCGAAAGAGAGAACTTTGACGGAGTGGTAAGGTTCCTTGATGATTCTATCAGGGATGATAAAAAACTGGTGTATATCAGTGGCTTTTGCTCGCCAGCCCTGCTAGCTTTTTATTTCAGGCTTTATGCCCTTTTCAAAGTCTTTCTCTATGCTTTTCGGGACGGAAAAATCACAAAATGCCGTTTTGAAGGAATTACATTCGAGAATCTAAACTGA
- a CDS encoding YegP family protein — translation MSKFEVYLDEGGKYRFRLRARNGQIIAVSQGYKSEEGCIKGIQSVKENAPNARIIVLE, via the coding sequence ATGTCTAAGTTTGAAGTTTATCTTGATGAAGGCGGAAAATACCGTTTCAGGTTAAGAGCAAGAAATGGACAGATTATAGCCGTAAGCCAGGGTTACAAAAGCGAGGAAGGTTGCATTAAAGGGATCCAGTCAGTAAAAGAAAACGCACCGAATGCACGAATAATTGTACTTGAATAA
- a CDS encoding TIGR04083 family peptide-modifying radical SAM enzyme, with protein sequence MPFHVMLIPTLGCPANCNYCWSSEEKSPIMSIETIKEVVEWLKVFRQDSVTFTFHGGEPLLAGVDFYREALPLLAEGLSPRNIAFAIQTNLWKLTPEIAEIFARYDVPIGSSLDGPQELNDLQRGKGYYEKTMKGYEIAKAHGLTVRFITTFTSHSVKFREDIFNFYLEKGLTLKLHPCLPSLKGDNPEKWALDPEKYGELLIYLLDKYLENMGKIEVMNIDQLCKCVFTGRGTVCTYVDCMGDTFAVGPDGGIYPCYRFVGMPEYVMGNVYDRPTMADLAQSDAWKLMHKYKEFVDSECGKCSHIKYCRGGCPYNAIVPTDGEIKAVDPHCVAYKMIFDEITDRVNQEMFGSAGSMDMFLPQTMKPSRPGIMSLMLKKI encoded by the coding sequence ATGCCTTTCCATGTGATGCTGATCCCTACCCTGGGCTGTCCCGCCAACTGTAATTATTGCTGGAGTTCTGAGGAAAAATCCCCGATAATGAGCATCGAAACCATTAAAGAAGTGGTTGAATGGCTTAAAGTTTTCAGGCAGGATTCGGTTACTTTTACCTTCCACGGGGGGGAACCTCTCCTTGCCGGGGTTGATTTTTACCGGGAAGCCTTACCTTTGCTGGCTGAGGGTCTGAGTCCCAGGAATATCGCTTTTGCCATACAGACGAACCTCTGGAAACTTACTCCGGAAATAGCCGAAATTTTTGCCAGATACGATGTCCCCATTGGTTCCAGTCTGGACGGTCCCCAGGAGCTTAACGACCTGCAGAGGGGAAAGGGCTATTACGAAAAAACCATGAAAGGCTATGAGATTGCGAAGGCTCATGGACTTACTGTGAGATTTATCACTACTTTTACCTCTCACTCCGTAAAGTTCAGGGAGGATATTTTCAATTTCTACCTGGAAAAAGGTTTAACCCTTAAGCTGCATCCCTGCCTGCCTTCTTTGAAAGGGGACAATCCCGAAAAATGGGCGCTTGATCCTGAAAAATACGGAGAACTCTTAATTTACCTTCTGGACAAGTACCTTGAAAACATGGGCAAAATCGAGGTTATGAATATTGACCAGCTGTGCAAATGCGTGTTCACAGGTAGAGGCACTGTCTGCACCTATGTAGACTGCATGGGAGATACTTTTGCAGTTGGCCCTGACGGAGGCATATACCCCTGTTATCGCTTCGTGGGCATGCCGGAATACGTAATGGGGAATGTCTATGACCGTCCGACCATGGCAGACCTTGCCCAGTCCGATGCCTGGAAGCTTATGCACAAATATAAGGAATTTGTGGACAGTGAATGCGGTAAATGCTCTCATATCAAGTACTGCAGGGGTGGATGTCCTTACAATGCCATAGTTCCCACCGACGGGGAAATAAAAGCTGTTGACCCACACTGCGTTGCCTACAAGATGATATTCGATGAAATTACCGATCGCGTAAACCAAGAAATGTTCGGGTCTGCTGGCAGCATGGATATGTTTTTGCCCCAGACAATGAAACCTTCCAGACCGGGTATAATGTCCCTAATGCTCAAGAAAATTTGA